One genomic segment of Chloroflexota bacterium includes these proteins:
- the raiA gene encoding ribosome-associated translation inhibitor RaiA, giving the protein MRTIVKGKNVEVPARVRTYVERKFARLERVLDDRSDALVELSVEQHRNGDDSHIVEVTLVIDGSTLRGRAAGPTYQAGLDDLVDKMERRAVDHKKKPRVHARPVDEKDLLRRIADGTADSSRETRIVKTKRFAIEPMFEEDAVAGMEELGHSFFVFVNAENERISILYRRRDGDYGLIEPAVGGGYTSTMSRNGQAVTPAGPRPRRGS; this is encoded by the coding sequence ATGAGGACGATCGTCAAGGGCAAGAACGTCGAGGTTCCCGCGCGGGTCCGGACGTACGTCGAGCGCAAGTTCGCGAGGCTCGAACGCGTCCTCGACGATCGGAGCGACGCGCTCGTCGAGCTCTCCGTGGAGCAGCATCGGAACGGCGACGACTCGCACATCGTGGAGGTCACGCTCGTCATCGACGGCTCGACGCTTCGGGGCCGCGCGGCCGGACCAACGTACCAGGCCGGGCTTGACGACCTCGTCGACAAGATGGAGCGACGGGCGGTCGACCACAAGAAGAAACCCCGTGTTCACGCTCGTCCGGTCGACGAGAAGGACCTCCTCCGGCGGATCGCCGATGGAACCGCGGACAGCAGCCGGGAGACGAGGATCGTCAAGACGAAGCGGTTCGCGATCGAGCCGATGTTCGAGGAAGACGCCGTCGCCGGAATGGAGGAGCTGGGCCACAGCTTCTTCGTCTTCGTCAACGCGGAGAACGAACGGATCTCGATCCTCTACCGCCGCCGGGACGGCGACTATGGCCTCATCGAGCCAGCCGTCGGCGGGGGCTACACGTCGACGATGTCGCGCAACGGACAGGCGGTCACGCCAGCCGGTCCACGCCCCCGACGCGGGTCATGA
- a CDS encoding deoxyribonuclease IV encodes MSPTLPDDRRLGAHLPLGGGMVGAVERASAIGARSLQVFADNPTAWRRRTEPPRELPAFRRRLDELDIRPVAIHAAYLVNLAGPEEEFRERSIAVLASELRAAVAFGARFVNVHVGSHKLTGLDAGIDRVGEGIARALDAAGGDAADGAAADGAIIVLENSAGGGGGIGVSVGELAAVLESIARRGADMGRVAFCLDTAHLWGAGHDLRRPETIEALLDEFDASVGLDRLAMIHLNDSKTGLGSRTDRHEHLGAGTIGVPGLRHLLTAPRLRRVTYILETPGMDEGYDAVNIARAYAIAAGEPLEPLPPEAFALRGSRARTAPREEPA; translated from the coding sequence ATGTCGCCCACCCTCCCCGACGACCGCCGGCTCGGCGCGCATCTGCCGCTCGGGGGTGGGATGGTGGGGGCAGTGGAGCGCGCCTCGGCGATCGGCGCCCGGTCGCTCCAGGTGTTCGCCGACAATCCGACCGCCTGGCGCCGGCGGACCGAACCGCCGCGCGAGCTGCCCGCCTTTCGTCGACGTCTCGATGAACTCGACATCCGGCCGGTCGCGATCCACGCCGCGTACCTCGTCAACCTCGCCGGCCCCGAGGAGGAATTCCGCGAGCGCTCGATCGCCGTCCTCGCGAGCGAGCTCCGGGCGGCGGTCGCGTTCGGGGCCCGCTTCGTCAACGTTCACGTCGGTTCGCACAAGCTGACCGGGCTGGACGCCGGGATCGATCGGGTCGGGGAGGGGATCGCGCGAGCCCTTGACGCAGCCGGGGGCGACGCCGCGGACGGCGCGGCAGCGGACGGCGCGATCATCGTCCTCGAGAACTCGGCGGGCGGTGGCGGCGGGATCGGGGTGAGCGTCGGCGAGCTCGCGGCGGTCCTCGAGTCGATCGCCCGACGCGGAGCGGACATGGGCCGCGTCGCATTCTGCCTCGACACCGCCCACCTGTGGGGTGCCGGCCACGATCTCCGACGGCCGGAGACGATCGAGGCGCTGCTCGATGAGTTCGATGCGAGCGTCGGCCTGGACCGGCTGGCGATGATCCACCTCAACGATTCGAAGACGGGCCTGGGCTCGAGGACGGACCGCCACGAGCATCTCGGCGCCGGAACGATCGGCGTCCCGGGCCTCCGACACCTGCTCACCGCGCCGCGGCTCCGCCGCGTGACGTACATCCTCGAGACACCGGGGATGGACGAGGGCTACGACGCGGTCAACATCGCGCGCGCCTACGCGATCGCCGCCGGAGAGCCACTCGAACCGCTCCCGCCGGAGGCGTTCGCGCTCCGCGGCAGCCGCGCTCGAACGGCACCACGCGAGGAGCCCGCGTGA